A stretch of Nonomuraea africana DNA encodes these proteins:
- the sigM gene encoding RNA polymerase sigma factor SigM, whose product MNSPPEPLSDAELLTLHLDGDQHAFSEIVKRHRDRMWAVALRTLGDPDEAADAVQDAFVSAYRKAHSFRGEAAVTTWLHRIVVNACLDRMRRKSVRPVADDELIEAAERDTPMPDQTGEREVSMEVSAALKLLPADQRAALVLVDMMGYSVEDAAQVLSVPSGTVKSRCARGRAKLAPILSHLRNRTDLTRVSSAKGAELRDG is encoded by the coding sequence GTGAATTCCCCACCTGAGCCACTCTCCGATGCCGAGCTGCTCACCTTGCACCTCGACGGGGATCAGCATGCGTTCAGTGAGATAGTCAAGAGGCACCGGGACCGCATGTGGGCGGTCGCCCTGCGCACGCTGGGCGACCCCGACGAGGCGGCTGATGCCGTACAAGACGCATTTGTTTCCGCTTACCGGAAAGCGCACAGCTTTCGCGGCGAGGCGGCTGTCACGACCTGGCTGCACCGCATCGTGGTCAACGCCTGCCTCGACAGGATGCGCCGTAAATCCGTTCGGCCCGTCGCCGATGACGAGCTCATCGAGGCAGCCGAGCGTGACACGCCCATGCCCGACCAGACCGGCGAGCGCGAGGTCTCCATGGAGGTTTCGGCCGCGCTCAAACTGCTTCCAGCCGACCAGCGGGCCGCGCTCGTCCTCGTCGACATGATGGGCTATTCCGTCGAAGACGCAGCTCAGGTGCTGTCCGTGCCGAGCGGCACCGTGAAGAGCCGGTGCGCGAGGGGTCGCGCGAAACTTGCCCCAATTCTTTCGCATCTGCGGAACCGAACAGACCTGACTCGCGTCTCATCCGCGAAGGGAGCAGAACTTCGTGACGGGTGA
- a CDS encoding PLP-dependent aminotransferase family protein — protein MVASEIRALFAVASRPEVVSLAGGMPYVTALPLDVVGDLVSELVARRGPVALQYGSAQGDPHLREQICEVMRMEGIDASPDDVVATVGSQQALDLITRIFIDPGDVVLAEGPSYVGALGTFAAYQAKVVHIAMDEQGLIPESLAQTIYALRAAGSRIKFLYTIPTFHNPGGVTMNVARRQQVLDICQRAGILIIEDNPYGLLGFDGDPMRALRADNADGVVYLGSFSKTLAPGFRVGWALAPHAIRDKLVLAMESAVLSHSTFTQLAVGQYLATQPWREQIKAFRELYRERRDAMLSSLESLMPPDVTWTRPGGGFFVWTSLPEGLDSKAILPRAVAERVAFVPGTGFFSDGSGARHMRLSFCYPEPDRIREGVRRLAGVIEQEIQLRDTFGTGSILGHHGLDTPGPDLA, from the coding sequence ATGGTCGCCTCCGAGATCCGAGCTCTCTTCGCCGTCGCGTCGAGGCCCGAGGTGGTCTCACTCGCCGGCGGCATGCCGTACGTCACGGCCCTTCCCCTCGATGTCGTCGGCGACCTGGTGTCCGAGCTGGTCGCCCGCCGCGGTCCCGTCGCCCTGCAGTACGGCTCGGCGCAGGGTGACCCGCACCTGCGCGAGCAGATCTGCGAGGTCATGCGCATGGAGGGCATCGACGCCAGCCCCGACGACGTCGTGGCCACCGTCGGCTCGCAGCAGGCGCTCGACCTGATCACGCGCATCTTCATCGACCCGGGCGACGTCGTGCTCGCCGAGGGTCCCTCGTACGTCGGCGCCCTCGGGACATTCGCCGCATACCAGGCCAAAGTGGTCCATATCGCTATGGACGAGCAGGGCCTCATCCCCGAGTCGCTCGCGCAGACCATCTACGCGCTGCGTGCCGCGGGCAGCCGCATCAAGTTCCTCTACACGATCCCGACGTTCCACAACCCCGGCGGCGTCACCATGAACGTCGCCCGCCGGCAGCAGGTGCTCGACATCTGCCAGCGGGCCGGGATCCTGATCATCGAGGACAACCCGTACGGCCTGCTCGGGTTCGACGGCGACCCCATGCGGGCGCTGCGCGCCGACAACGCCGACGGCGTGGTGTACCTGGGCTCGTTCTCCAAGACGCTGGCTCCGGGATTCCGCGTCGGATGGGCCCTCGCTCCCCATGCCATCCGCGACAAGCTCGTGCTCGCGATGGAGTCCGCGGTGCTGTCGCACTCGACCTTCACACAGCTGGCCGTCGGGCAGTACCTGGCGACGCAGCCGTGGCGTGAGCAGATCAAGGCCTTCCGCGAGCTCTACAGGGAGCGCAGGGATGCGATGCTCAGCTCGCTCGAGTCCCTGATGCCGCCCGATGTCACCTGGACGCGTCCGGGAGGCGGGTTCTTCGTGTGGACGTCGCTGCCCGAGGGGCTCGACTCCAAGGCGATCCTGCCGCGGGCGGTGGCGGAGCGGGTGGCGTTCGTTCCGGGCACCGGGTTCTTCTCGGACGGCAGCGGCGCTCGGCACATGCGCCTGTCGTTCTGCTACCCGGAGCCGGACCGGATCCGCGAAGGGGTGCGGCGGCTGGCGGGGGTGATCGAGCAGGAGATCCAGCTGCGCGACACGTTCGGCACCGGGTCGATCTTGGGGCATCACGGGTTGGATACGCCTGGACCTGATCTGGCGTGA
- a CDS encoding GNAT family N-acetyltransferase, translating into MTPPSIDIRPATSADAALLAQMNEFVHAVHARNRPDIFRADPAQADLVPLFEAHLARPDIRILIAWSSGRPIGYALAIIVERPGDALVQPRTFAVLEHLAVAPTAIRTGVGTALVDAVRAAGRAAGCAALLTEAWDFNQEALAFYQAQGFTPMRHWLEQQL; encoded by the coding sequence ATGACCCCGCCCTCGATCGACATCCGTCCCGCCACCTCCGCAGACGCCGCCCTCCTGGCCCAGATGAACGAGTTCGTCCACGCGGTCCACGCGCGGAACCGGCCGGATATCTTTCGGGCCGACCCCGCCCAGGCCGATCTGGTCCCGCTCTTCGAAGCCCATCTGGCCCGCCCCGACATTCGGATCCTCATCGCCTGGTCGTCGGGCCGGCCGATCGGATACGCCCTGGCGATCATCGTCGAGCGCCCGGGTGACGCCCTCGTCCAGCCGAGAACCTTCGCCGTTCTGGAACATCTGGCCGTCGCCCCCACAGCGATCCGCACCGGCGTCGGCACCGCCCTGGTCGACGCGGTCCGTGCCGCAGGCAGGGCGGCCGGATGCGCCGCCTTGCTCACCGAGGCGTGGGACTTCAACCAGGAGGCCCTGGCCTTCTACCAGGCCCAGGGATTCACTCCCATGCGCCACTGGCTCGAGCAGCAACTGTGA
- a CDS encoding protein kinase family protein: MSASTVEPGTRLAQRFRLEDRVNESEGATLWKAIDEILARPVAVHTFDPDFPRVTEVVTAARAASRLTDPRLTQVFDAAEDDGLAYVVSEWVTGDSLADLLAGGPLEPERAAVLVAEAAEALAHAHEHDLHHLCLRPSKLVWTTGNTVKVLGVAVDAALAGLTTDDPALEDAEGLGRLLYAGLTGHWPGDEEEGGLPAAPMIDGHFCTPRQVTAGVPGYLDTITCRAVLPESRRSQSALARPDQVAEALADVARPLPISYTPPPSPPHVPAVSRAEGLETQQRTYSSPPPRANQPSTLNRVLMTFVVLLVIAAVGVGAWTLGRKLGNPAPPEAARSQAPPSATVEPQIVKPSSATGFDPLGDDRAEHPELAKDAIDGEGDTFWHTTNYNSATLGNLKPGVGLLLDMGKPTKIADVIATLSTAAGSSVELKVGDSPDLSSLKTVAKQKDVSGKVTLTPAEVATGQYVLIWFTRLPADAGKFRGTIYDVVVYSPGTA, encoded by the coding sequence ATGAGTGCCTCTACCGTGGAACCAGGTACCCGCCTCGCCCAGCGATTCAGGCTGGAGGACCGCGTCAACGAGTCCGAGGGCGCCACCTTGTGGAAGGCGATCGACGAGATCCTCGCGCGTCCTGTCGCGGTGCACACCTTCGACCCCGACTTCCCTCGCGTCACCGAGGTCGTGACCGCCGCCCGCGCCGCGAGCCGGCTCACCGACCCGCGCCTGACCCAGGTCTTCGACGCCGCCGAGGACGACGGGCTCGCCTACGTGGTGAGCGAGTGGGTCACCGGCGACTCCCTCGCCGACCTGCTGGCCGGCGGGCCCCTCGAGCCCGAGCGCGCCGCCGTGCTGGTGGCCGAGGCCGCCGAGGCGCTGGCACACGCGCACGAGCACGACCTCCACCACCTGTGCCTGCGCCCGAGCAAGCTCGTCTGGACCACCGGCAACACGGTCAAGGTGCTCGGGGTCGCCGTCGACGCCGCGCTCGCCGGGCTCACCACCGACGATCCCGCGCTCGAGGACGCCGAGGGCCTGGGCCGCCTGCTCTACGCCGGCCTGACCGGGCACTGGCCCGGCGACGAGGAGGAGGGCGGGCTGCCCGCCGCCCCGATGATCGACGGGCACTTCTGCACGCCGCGCCAGGTGACCGCGGGCGTGCCCGGCTACCTCGACACCATCACCTGCAGGGCGGTGCTGCCCGAGTCGCGCAGGAGCCAGAGCGCGCTGGCCAGACCCGACCAGGTGGCGGAGGCGCTCGCGGACGTGGCGCGGCCGCTGCCGATCTCCTACACGCCACCGCCCTCGCCGCCGCACGTCCCCGCCGTCTCCCGCGCCGAGGGGCTCGAGACCCAGCAGCGGACATATTCCTCGCCGCCCCCTCGCGCCAACCAGCCCAGCACCCTGAACAGGGTGCTGATGACGTTCGTGGTGCTGCTGGTGATCGCCGCGGTCGGCGTCGGCGCCTGGACGCTCGGCCGCAAGCTCGGCAACCCCGCGCCTCCCGAGGCCGCGCGGAGCCAGGCCCCTCCTTCGGCCACCGTCGAGCCGCAGATCGTCAAGCCGTCGAGCGCGACGGGCTTCGACCCTCTCGGCGACGACCGGGCCGAGCATCCCGAACTGGCCAAGGACGCCATCGACGGCGAGGGCGACACCTTCTGGCACACCACCAACTACAACAGCGCGACGCTCGGCAACCTCAAGCCCGGTGTGGGGCTGCTGCTGGACATGGGGAAGCCAACGAAGATCGCCGATGTGATCGCGACGCTGTCCACCGCCGCGGGGTCCAGCGTCGAGCTCAAGGTAGGAGACTCCCCCGACCTGTCCTCTCTCAAGACCGTGGCCAAGCAGAAAGACGTCTCGGGAAAGGTCACCCTGACGCCGGCCGAGGTCGCAACCGGTCAGTACGTTTTGATCTGGTTTACGCGTCTTCCTGCGGATGCTGGGAAGTTTCGTGGCACCATCTATGACGTAGTGGTGTATTCCCCCGGAACGGCATAA
- a CDS encoding DUF6049 family protein encodes MIRKATLLSVLIAALLTPSVVTTASTAAAAPVTAQQAKLTIESITPDVPRRLTDEIKVSGKVTNAGTTPMGPLVIRLWPSKQPFTDRAGMEAYLAGGPVVEYAMLSSTITIPSVAAGASAPFDLVTTPAALALSRFGVYPLSVEVLNNWQQVAKVRTSLTYAPPTVPPTPKVKLAFALPIIDQPHRSDDSIFIDETLRTSLLGNGRLADLLRIAKSQPKNVTWFVDPALLDDVKAMTWPYTVHPKSGEKTSRPADASAGQWLDSLRTALAGQKVVATPYADPDVTALAHQGLDQATAKAVSIGGSKARSLLKQDVSTTIAWPVSGKVDDDALDLLTVSGVSTVLLNADSLPPNPPVTFTPDAAATIDSVSGPVTALLADPGLSRTLELEQGVAGSTTLQKQRFVAETALIAGEPGAPPSRSLVVAPARRWNPNPTHVSNLLKTAAGLPWLTGVPLDSIKPGKAATPRSGLVYTDDDRKAELGKKYLDAVRRVARKAELTSSITTERRPSDFDSAVLRLASSAWRTKTGTGSREIKQVDQAVEADLGLVTITGGASLAGDEGQIPISVKNERDQRISLTVEVTSDDRGVLEIVGDGKPQRLVIGAKQSGTIQVTMRSKASGDSTVTVRLGTLDGKTYDSPQKLTIRTTGYTGIALVIIGAALSVMLAAVVMRILRRRSQRRLAKTAKVRENERV; translated from the coding sequence GTGATCCGTAAGGCCACGCTCCTCTCCGTCCTCATCGCCGCGTTGCTCACCCCCTCGGTCGTGACGACGGCGAGCACGGCTGCCGCCGCGCCCGTCACGGCGCAGCAGGCGAAGCTGACCATCGAGTCGATCACGCCGGACGTGCCGCGCCGGCTCACCGACGAGATCAAGGTCTCCGGCAAGGTCACCAACGCCGGCACGACGCCGATGGGCCCTCTGGTCATCAGGCTGTGGCCGTCCAAGCAGCCCTTCACCGACCGCGCAGGCATGGAGGCGTACCTCGCGGGCGGTCCTGTCGTCGAGTACGCCATGCTCAGCTCCACGATCACCATTCCCTCGGTCGCGGCGGGCGCGTCGGCGCCCTTCGATCTGGTCACGACGCCCGCGGCGCTCGCCCTGTCGCGGTTCGGGGTCTACCCGCTGAGCGTGGAGGTGCTGAACAACTGGCAACAGGTCGCCAAGGTGCGGACGTCCCTGACCTACGCGCCGCCGACCGTCCCCCCGACCCCGAAGGTCAAGCTGGCGTTCGCGCTGCCGATCATCGACCAGCCGCATCGCAGCGACGACTCCATCTTCATCGACGAGACCCTGCGCACCTCGCTGCTCGGCAACGGACGCCTCGCCGATCTGCTGCGCATCGCCAAGTCCCAGCCCAAGAACGTCACCTGGTTCGTGGATCCCGCGCTCCTCGACGACGTGAAGGCGATGACCTGGCCGTACACAGTGCATCCCAAGTCGGGCGAGAAGACCAGCCGTCCGGCCGACGCCAGCGCCGGTCAGTGGCTCGACTCCCTGCGCACCGCGCTGGCCGGTCAGAAGGTGGTCGCCACGCCGTACGCCGACCCCGACGTGACGGCGCTCGCCCACCAAGGGCTCGACCAGGCGACCGCCAAGGCGGTCTCGATCGGCGGCTCCAAGGCCAGGAGCCTGCTCAAGCAGGACGTGTCCACCACGATCGCCTGGCCCGTCTCGGGTAAGGTCGACGACGACGCGCTTGACCTGCTGACGGTCAGCGGCGTGTCCACCGTGCTGCTCAACGCCGACAGCCTGCCGCCCAACCCGCCCGTGACGTTCACGCCCGACGCCGCCGCGACGATCGACAGCGTCTCGGGGCCGGTCACCGCGCTGCTGGCCGACCCGGGGCTCAGCCGTACGCTCGAGCTCGAGCAGGGGGTGGCGGGCTCGACCACGCTGCAGAAGCAGCGGTTCGTGGCGGAGACCGCCCTGATCGCCGGCGAGCCGGGCGCGCCCCCGTCCCGGTCGCTCGTGGTGGCGCCCGCGCGGCGATGGAACCCCAACCCCACGCACGTCTCGAACCTGCTGAAGACCGCGGCGGGGCTGCCCTGGCTCACCGGCGTGCCGCTCGACTCGATCAAGCCGGGCAAGGCCGCCACGCCGCGTTCGGGGCTGGTCTACACCGACGACGACCGCAAGGCGGAGCTCGGCAAGAAGTACCTCGACGCGGTCAGGCGGGTGGCGCGCAAGGCGGAGCTGACCTCCTCGATCACCACCGAGCGCCGGCCGTCCGACTTCGACTCCGCGGTGCTGCGGCTGGCCTCCTCCGCGTGGCGCACCAAGACCGGCACCGGCAGCAGGGAGATCAAGCAGGTCGACCAGGCGGTCGAGGCCGATCTCGGGCTGGTCACCATCACCGGCGGCGCGTCCCTGGCCGGTGACGAGGGCCAGATCCCGATCAGCGTCAAGAACGAGCGCGACCAGCGGATCTCCCTGACCGTGGAGGTCACCTCCGACGACCGAGGCGTGCTGGAGATCGTCGGCGACGGCAAGCCCCAGCGGCTCGTCATCGGCGCGAAGCAGAGCGGCACGATCCAGGTCACAATGCGGTCGAAGGCGAGCGGCGACTCCACGGTGACGGTGCGCCTGGGCACCCTCGACGGCAAGACCTACGACTCCCCGCAGAAGCTCACGATCAGGACGACCGGCTACACGGGGATCGCGCTGGTGATCATCGGGGCGGCGCTGTCGGTCATGCTGGCCGCGGTGGTGATGCGCATCCTGCGGCGCAGGTCGCAGCGGCGGCTGGCGAAGACGGCGAAGGTTAGGGAGAACGAGCGCGTATGA
- a CDS encoding GNAT family N-acetyltransferase, with protein MSRRLANITLDNLDDLPRRCRQCVFWELDPVSGERAVKTGDPGLEKEAWISATLLEWGSCGKIVYVDGVPAGFVLYSPPLYTPRSVAFPTSPVSADAVLLMTAHIVPEFSGGGLGRMLIQGVAKDLTRRGVRAIEAFGDLKWEEPSCVVPAEYLLSVGFKTVRPHLRYPRLRLELKSAVSWREDVEVALERLLGSMSPERALRPV; from the coding sequence TTGTCGCGTCGGCTGGCCAACATCACTCTGGACAACCTGGACGATCTGCCGCGTCGATGCCGGCAGTGCGTCTTCTGGGAGCTCGACCCTGTCAGCGGTGAGCGCGCCGTCAAGACGGGCGATCCTGGGCTGGAGAAAGAGGCCTGGATCTCGGCGACCCTGCTCGAGTGGGGGAGCTGCGGAAAGATCGTGTACGTCGACGGGGTGCCCGCGGGATTCGTCCTCTACAGCCCGCCGCTCTACACCCCCCGCTCGGTGGCCTTCCCCACCTCGCCGGTGAGCGCCGACGCAGTCCTGCTGATGACCGCGCACATCGTTCCCGAGTTCTCCGGCGGCGGTCTGGGGCGGATGCTCATCCAGGGGGTGGCCAAGGACCTGACCCGGCGGGGCGTGCGTGCGATCGAGGCCTTCGGCGACCTGAAGTGGGAGGAGCCGAGCTGCGTGGTGCCCGCCGAATACCTGCTGTCGGTCGGATTCAAGACGGTCCGACCGCATCTGCGCTACCCCCGGCTCAGGCTGGAGCTCAAGAGCGCCGTGTCGTGGCGTGAGGACGTCGAGGTGGCCCTGGAGCGGCTCCTGGGATCCATGAGCCCGGAACGCGCCCTCCGCCCCGTCTGA
- a CDS encoding anti-sigma factor family protein — MTGDTHYDLEILAELAEGLLDAATAEQVREHLAVCDPCGELLADLAAVREVLAATPTPAMPMGVAMRIDQALAQEAAGGRLGLLDGPDWEELTRETSEPVRLGMVAEDGHAVPAHAGRTASGSWGHGSSGQGSSGHGSPGHGAPGHGSSGRRPGARRSAGQRPPGQRPSGRRRWGMPLVAAAAAAVVVGAAGISTGLLAGGSDPSPSKDLQAQALPSVSQPALSYMVTDTDYNWSSQDLKQPLSTFLGAAPGSKDAGGVDPKVSACVERVAARSKLRPFTVDQSEFNGQEALIIASWKNKTALRVRVDVVDPFKCKNIVKPTLGNWK, encoded by the coding sequence GTGACGGGTGACACGCACTACGATCTGGAGATCTTGGCCGAGCTGGCCGAGGGTCTTCTGGACGCTGCCACGGCCGAACAGGTCCGCGAGCATCTCGCGGTTTGCGACCCCTGTGGGGAGCTCCTGGCCGACCTGGCCGCGGTTCGCGAGGTGCTCGCGGCGACTCCCACACCGGCCATGCCGATGGGTGTCGCGATGCGGATCGACCAGGCCCTTGCTCAAGAGGCCGCAGGAGGCCGTCTCGGCCTCCTCGACGGCCCTGACTGGGAGGAGCTGACCAGAGAGACCTCCGAGCCCGTACGGCTCGGCATGGTCGCCGAGGACGGCCACGCCGTCCCAGCCCATGCGGGACGCACCGCCTCGGGCTCCTGGGGGCACGGCTCCTCCGGACAGGGCTCCTCGGGCCACGGTTCCCCAGGGCATGGCGCTCCAGGGCACGGCTCGTCGGGGCGGCGCCCCGGTGCGCGGCGCTCGGCGGGGCAGCGGCCCCCGGGGCAGCGCCCCTCGGGACGGCGCCGGTGGGGCATGCCGTTGGTGGCGGCGGCCGCGGCAGCGGTCGTGGTCGGTGCCGCGGGCATATCGACCGGCTTGCTGGCGGGCGGATCCGATCCATCGCCCAGCAAGGACCTCCAGGCTCAGGCCCTGCCCTCGGTTTCGCAGCCGGCGCTGAGCTACATGGTGACCGACACCGACTACAACTGGAGCTCCCAGGACCTCAAGCAGCCGCTGAGTACCTTCCTGGGCGCGGCTCCCGGCTCCAAGGACGCCGGCGGTGTCGATCCCAAGGTGTCCGCGTGTGTCGAGCGGGTGGCCGCCCGGAGCAAGCTCAGGCCGTTCACGGTGGACCAGAGCGAGTTCAACGGCCAGGAGGCACTGATCATCGCCTCGTGGAAGAACAAGACCGCGCTGCGGGTCAGGGTCGACGTGGTCGACCCGTTCAAGTGCAAGAACATCGTCAAGCCCACACTGGGTAACTGGAAGTAG
- the trxB gene encoding thioredoxin-disulfide reductase, translated as MSDVRNVIIIGSGPAGYTSAVYSARAELKPLVFEGSVTAGGALMNTTDVENFPGFPDGIMGPDLMDNLRKQAERFGAELVADDVVEVDLEANPKVVKTHTDTYYAKSVILAMGSGYRELGLVNEKRLSGHGVSWCATCDGFFFRNKDIVVVGGGDTAMEEATFLTRFARMVTVVHRRDELRASKIMQERAFANEKIRFVWDTEVVDVLGDDKVTAVQLRNLKTGEECELAADGLFIAIGHDPRTDLVKGQVELDDDGYIKVASPTTATNIPGVFAAGDVVDHTYRQAITAAGTGCSASLDSERWLASNEN; from the coding sequence TTGAGCGACGTCCGGAATGTGATCATCATCGGTTCGGGCCCCGCGGGGTACACCTCGGCCGTCTACTCCGCCCGCGCCGAACTCAAGCCGCTGGTCTTCGAGGGCTCGGTCACCGCGGGTGGCGCCCTCATGAACACCACCGACGTGGAGAACTTCCCCGGCTTCCCGGACGGCATCATGGGCCCCGACCTCATGGACAACCTGCGCAAGCAGGCCGAGCGGTTCGGCGCCGAGCTGGTGGCCGACGACGTGGTCGAGGTCGACCTCGAGGCCAACCCCAAGGTCGTCAAGACCCACACCGACACGTACTACGCCAAGTCGGTCATCCTCGCGATGGGTTCCGGCTACCGCGAGCTCGGCCTGGTGAACGAGAAGCGCCTGTCAGGACACGGCGTCTCCTGGTGCGCGACCTGTGACGGGTTCTTCTTCCGCAACAAGGACATCGTCGTGGTCGGCGGCGGCGACACCGCCATGGAGGAGGCGACCTTCCTCACCCGCTTCGCGCGCATGGTGACGGTCGTCCACCGCCGTGACGAGCTGCGCGCCAGCAAGATCATGCAGGAGCGCGCCTTCGCCAACGAGAAGATCAGATTCGTCTGGGACACCGAGGTCGTCGACGTGCTCGGCGACGACAAGGTGACCGCGGTCCAGCTGCGCAACCTCAAGACGGGCGAGGAGTGCGAGCTGGCCGCCGACGGGCTGTTCATCGCCATCGGCCACGACCCGCGCACCGACCTGGTCAAGGGCCAGGTCGAACTCGACGACGACGGCTACATCAAGGTCGCCTCACCCACGACCGCGACGAACATCCCCGGCGTGTTCGCCGCCGGCGACGTCGTCGACCACACCTACCGGCAGGCCATCACCGCCGCGGGCACGGGATGCTCGGCGTCACTCGACTCCGAGCGCTGGCTCGCAAGCAACGAGAACTAA
- the murJ gene encoding murein biosynthesis integral membrane protein MurJ, with protein sequence MSRMLRASAIMAAGTMVSRVTGFVRTIILAAAIGLGLMGDAYQAAYTIPYSILDLLILGVLSSVVVPMIVRAQQQDPDGGRAYEQRLLTIATLALTVVAVLSVLAAPLLIDLYTNWRPGSREFDVAVSLARFILPQLAFFGVGAIAGAILNTRDRFAAPMWAPVLNNLVVIGVLLAYIVVSTGRDDISKVTSFDLALLGLGTTAGIVAQALVLIVALKRAGFSFRLRFDVRNARLGEMGRAGVWTIGYVVVTQLGLVLTTNLATAASTVAEGHGITPYNFAFQLFQLPYGIIGVSVITAMLPRMSRSVGEGRLDDVRSEFGSGVRLVASVMVPISLLLMVLGPAITVLIFGHGAASPENAVYIGNVLQVFGLALVPFSVFQLLLRVFYSFGDTRTPVFVGAGTTAVNAALMLVAYYTLPAAYVVMGLAFAYAVAYALGAIVAWTLASRRVQGLGGWAVGSALTRMYIAALPTAVLALGAVWGVQELFGELSLINSLIILAVGGGLGGALYLVIAHKMRIPEVHSIVGMVAGRVGR encoded by the coding sequence ATGAGCCGAATGCTGCGGGCGAGCGCGATCATGGCCGCGGGCACGATGGTGTCCAGGGTCACGGGGTTCGTGCGCACGATCATCCTGGCTGCCGCGATCGGCCTCGGTCTGATGGGCGACGCCTACCAGGCCGCCTACACGATCCCCTACAGCATCCTCGACCTGCTGATCCTGGGCGTGCTCAGCAGCGTGGTGGTGCCGATGATCGTGCGGGCCCAGCAGCAGGACCCCGACGGCGGCAGGGCCTACGAGCAGCGCCTGCTCACCATCGCGACGCTCGCGCTCACGGTCGTGGCGGTGCTCTCCGTGCTGGCCGCCCCGCTGCTGATCGACCTCTACACCAACTGGCGGCCCGGTTCGCGAGAGTTCGACGTCGCGGTCTCCCTGGCCAGGTTCATCCTGCCGCAGCTGGCCTTCTTCGGGGTCGGCGCGATCGCCGGCGCCATCCTCAACACCCGCGACAGGTTCGCCGCCCCGATGTGGGCGCCGGTCCTCAACAACCTGGTCGTCATCGGCGTGCTGCTGGCCTACATCGTCGTCAGCACGGGCCGTGACGACATCTCCAAGGTCACCTCCTTCGACCTCGCGCTGCTCGGCCTCGGCACGACGGCGGGAATCGTCGCCCAGGCCCTGGTGCTCATCGTGGCGCTCAAGCGGGCGGGCTTCTCCTTCAGGCTCCGCTTCGACGTGCGCAACGCCAGGCTCGGCGAGATGGGCAGGGCGGGCGTCTGGACCATCGGCTACGTGGTCGTCACCCAGCTCGGCCTGGTGCTGACCACGAACCTGGCCACCGCGGCGAGCACGGTCGCCGAGGGGCACGGCATCACGCCGTACAACTTCGCCTTCCAGCTCTTCCAGCTGCCCTACGGCATCATCGGCGTCTCGGTCATCACCGCCATGCTGCCCAGGATGAGCAGGTCCGTCGGCGAAGGCAGGCTCGACGACGTGCGCTCCGAGTTCGGCTCCGGGGTGCGGCTGGTCGCCTCCGTCATGGTGCCGATCTCGCTGCTGCTCATGGTGCTCGGACCGGCGATCACCGTGCTGATCTTCGGCCACGGCGCCGCGTCGCCGGAGAACGCCGTCTACATCGGTAACGTGCTGCAGGTCTTCGGCCTGGCTCTGGTGCCGTTCTCGGTCTTCCAGCTGCTGCTGCGCGTCTTCTACAGCTTCGGCGACACCCGCACTCCCGTCTTCGTCGGCGCCGGCACGACGGCGGTCAACGCGGCGCTCATGCTGGTGGCCTACTACACGCTGCCCGCCGCGTACGTCGTCATGGGGCTGGCCTTCGCCTACGCGGTGGCTTACGCCCTGGGCGCAATAGTGGCGTGGACGCTGGCCAGCCGGCGGGTGCAGGGCCTCGGCGGGTGGGCCGTGGGGTCCGCGCTGACCAGGATGTACATCGCCGCGCTGCCCACCGCCGTCCTGGCGCTGGGTGCCGTCTGGGGGGTCCAGGAGCTGTTCGGAGAGCTGAGCCTGATCAACTCACTGATCATTCTGGCCGTCGGCGGCGGGCTCGGCGGGGCCCTTTATCTGGTCATCGCTCACAAGATGCGTATCCCGGAGGTCCACTCGATCGTTGGAATGGTGGCCGGGCGGGTAGGCCGGTAA
- the trxA gene encoding thioredoxin, producing MKAVTDASFEADVLKNDKPVLVDFWAEWCGPCRQVAPILEEISKEYGDKLEIVKLNIDENPNVPRDYGVLQIPTMNVYKGGEVVKQIIGAKPKAMLLRELEGII from the coding sequence GTGAAGGCAGTCACCGACGCCTCGTTCGAGGCGGACGTCCTCAAGAACGACAAGCCCGTCCTTGTCGACTTCTGGGCCGAATGGTGCGGCCCGTGCCGCCAGGTCGCGCCGATCCTCGAGGAGATCTCGAAGGAGTACGGGGACAAGCTGGAGATCGTCAAGCTGAACATCGACGAGAACCCGAACGTCCCGCGCGACTACGGTGTGCTCCAGATCCCGACGATGAACGTCTACAAGGGTGGCGAGGTCGTGAAGCAGATCATCGGCGCCAAGCCGAAGGCCATGCTGCTGCGCGAGCTCGAGGGCATCATCTAG